The proteins below come from a single Oxyura jamaicensis isolate SHBP4307 breed ruddy duck chromosome 1, BPBGC_Ojam_1.0, whole genome shotgun sequence genomic window:
- the LATS2 gene encoding serine/threonine-protein kinase LATS2 isoform X1 produces the protein MRPKTFPATTYSGNSRQRLQEIREGLKQPSKSSGQGLPIGPGSETSLDPKLLVGKDAARQQQMRQTPKFGPYQKALREIRYSLLPFANESGTTAAVEVNRQMLQELVNAGCDQEMAVRALKQTGSRSIEAALEYISKMGYLDPRNEQIVRVIKQTSPGKGIVPNNVTRRPSFEGSNESFPSYHQIGNAAYEGTGFGAEGTNMLTEVPRPYMDYLISASQPTAMNAPVQRPSGVGTHGTPTSHQQKTYPANIESSVVNYPVANHSSPALQLQASHGSNSPHYSRQHMMVQGEPMGYGVQRSPSFQNKMQQEGGYANLPNKGAVVQNNSGHAFQQAPASLYISHSHHKQASPSSHQMHVISRGPAFANDFSDSPPQNLLTPSRNSLNMDLYDMNNPQVQQWQAATPSRRDSLQNPGIETSPRQHVSFRPDATVPSRTNSFNNHQQQPQVTVSIRQVPPGKPDPSITSPNTITAVTSAHILQPVKSMRVMRPEPQTAVGPSHPGWLPAQTPAVDGLEIMEQHVPPVGAANAYQLEVEYANQELRCPPPPYPKHLLLPSSSEQFDINCLCMGVEQTLRVVPNPPCNKAEENSERNDKSSKNAKAEKPSKDKKQIQTSPVPVRKNGKDEEKRESRIKSYSPFAFKFYMEQHVENVIKTYQQKINRRLQLEQEMAKAGLCEAEQEQMRKILYQKESNYNRLKRAKMDKSMFVKIKTLGIGAFGEVCLACKVDTHALYAMKTLRKKDVLNRNQVAHVKAERDILAEADNEWVVKLYYSFQDKENLYFVMDYIPGGDMMSLLIRMEVFPERLARFYIAELTLAIESVHKMGFIHRDIKPDNILIDLDGHIKLTDFGLCTGFRWTHNSKYYQKGSHIRQDSMEPSDLWDDVSNCRCGDRLKTLEQRAKKQHQRCLAHSLVGTPNYIAPEVLLRKGYTQLCDWWSVGVILFEMLVGQPPFLAPTPTETQLKVINWESTLHIPSQIKLSPEATDLITKLCCAAEDRLGRNGADDIKAHSFFHSMDFSTDIRRQPAPYVPKISHPMDTSNFDPVEEESPWNDASGDSTRTWDPLASSNSKHTEHAFYEFTFRRFFDDNGYPFRYPKPSGMEVGQSEKSDVEDKDVVDQTGACQPVYV, from the exons GAGATGGCTGTCCGAGCACTGAAGCAGACGGGTAGCAGGAGTATTGAAGCAGCTCTGGAGTACATCAGCAAGATGGGCTACTTGGATCCTAGAAACGAACAGATAGTGCGCGTAATTAAGCAGACCTCACCAG GAAAGGGTATTGTGCCAAATAACGTAACCCGCAGGCCAAGCTTCGAAGGATCAAATGAATCTTTTCCGTCCTACCATCAGATCGGTAATGCAGCTTATGAAGGGACAGGCTTTGGAGCAGAAGGTACAAATATGCTAACTGAAGTTCCAAGGCCATACATGGACTATTTAATCTCTGCTTCCCAGCCTACGGCTATGAATGCTCCCGTACAGCGGCCCTCGGGCGTAGGCACGCACGGCACACCGACAAGCCATCAGCAGAAAACGTACCCTGCAAATATCGAGTCTTCTGTCGTTAATTATCCCGTGGCTAATCACAGCAGCCCAGCCTTGCAGCTGCAGGCCTCCCATGGCTCCAACAGCCCACACTACAGTAGGCAGCACATGATGGTGCAGGGGGAACCCATGGGGTATGGTGTTCAGCGGAGTCCTTCCTTCCAAAACAagatgcagcaggagggaggataCGCCAACCTCCCGAATAAAGGGGCAGTTGTTCAAAATAACTCTGGTCATGCATTTCAGCAGGCACCGGCAAGCCTCTATATATCCCATTCTCATCACAAACAGGCAAGTCCTTCCTCTCATCAAATGCATGTGATATCCAGAGGTCCAGCATTTGCTAATGATTTTTCAGACAGTCCACCACAAAATCTGTTAACTCCATCTAGAAATAGCCTAAACATGGATCTCTACGACATGAATAATCCTCAAGTTCAGCAGTGGCAGGCAGCAACGCCGTCACGGCGAGATTCTTTACAAAACCCAGGAATAGAAACATCTCCACGGCAACACGTATCTTTCAGACCAGATGCCACAGTGCCGAGCAGAACAAACTCCTTCAACAAccatcagcagcagccccaagTGACCGTGTCGATAAGACAGGTTCCTCCAGGAAAACCCGATCCTTCGATTACATCTCCAAATACAATCACAGCGGTCACCTCTGCTCACATCCTCCAGCCAGTGAAGAGCATGCGAGTGATGAGGCCCGAACCTCAGACAGCGGTGGGACCTTCCCATCCTGGCTGGTTACCCGCACAGACACCAGCTGTGGATGGCTTAGAGATCATGGAGCAGCACGTGCCGCCTGTGGGAGCAGCCAACGCCTATCAGCTGGAAGTGGAGTACGCTAACCAGGAGCTGCGGTGTCCGCCACCACCATACCCCAAGCATTTGTTGCTTCCCAGTAGCTCCGAGCAGTTCGATATCAACTGCTTATGCATGGGCGTAGAGCAGACCCTCCGCGTAGTCCCCAACCCACCATGCAATAAGGCCGAGGAGAACAGCGAGCGAAAtgacaaaagcagcaagaaCGCTAAAGCTGAGAAACCAAGCAAGGATAAAAAGCAGATCCAGACATCTCCGGTGCCTGTGAGAAAAAACGGCAAAGATGAGGAAAAGCGAGAATCCCGAATCAAGAGCTACTCGCCATTTGCCTTCAAGTTCTACATGGAGCAGCATGTAGAAAATGTCATAAAGACCTACCAGCAGAAAATTAACAGAAGGTTGCAGTTGGAGCAAGAAATGGCTAAA GCAGGCCTATGTGAAGCAGAACAGgaacaaatgaggaaaattCTCTACCAGAAGGAGTCCAACTACAACAGACTTAAAAGGGCCAAAATGGACAAATCTATGTTTGTGAAAATCAAGACTCTGGGTATTGGTGCGTTTGGAGAAGTGTGCCTGGCCTGCAAGGTGGATACCCACGCCCTTTATGCCATGAAAACTCTGCGAAAGAAAGATGTCCTGAACAGGAACCAGGTGGCTCACGTCAAGGCAGAAAGGGACATACTTGCTGAGGCAGACAATGAGTGGGTGGTTAAACTCTATTATTCCTTCCAAGATAAAGAGAACTTGTACTTTGTGATGGACTACATCCCTGGTGGGGATATGATGAGCCTACTGATTCGGATGGAGGTCTTCCCAGAGCGTCTGGCTAGGTTTTATATCGCAGAGCTCACTTTGGCTATAGAGAGCGTGCACAAAATGGGATTTATTCATAGAGACATCAAGCCTGACAACATTCTGATAGACCTCGATGGGCATATCAAACTGACAGACTTCGGACTCTGTACGGGATTCAGGTGGACTCACAATTCAAAATACTACCAGAAAG GGAGCCATATCAGACAAGACAGCATGGAGCCCAGTGATCTTTGGGATGATGTGTCCAACTGTAGATGTGGAGATAGGCTGAAGACATTGGAACAAAGAGCTAAGAAGCAACATCAGAGATGCCTAGCTCACTCATTAGTTGGAACCCCTAATTACATTGCTCCTGAAGTCCTGCTTCGTAAAG GATACACTCAGCTCTGTGACTGGTGGAGCGTTGGTGTGATCCTCTTTGAGATGTTAGTGGGACAGCCTCCTTTCCTGGCACCTACACCCACAGAAACCCAACTGAAG GTGATAAATTGGGAAAGCACACTGCACATTCCCTCACAGATCAAGCTAAGCCCTGAGGCAACTGATCTCATCACaaagctctgctgtgctgctgaggacaggcTTGGAAGAAACGGAGCAGATGATATTAAAGCCCATTCTTTCTTCCACTCTATGGACTTCTCTACCGATATCCGTAGGCAGCCAGCTCCCTATGTTCCAAAGATCAGCCATCCAATGGACACTTCAAATTTTGATCCAGTTGAAGAAGAAAGTCCTTGGAATGATGCTAGTGGTGACAGCACCAGGACATGGGATCCGTTAGCCTCTTCCAACAGCAAGCACACAGAACATGCCTTCTACGAGTTTACTTTCCGAAGGTTCTTTGATGACAATGGGTATCCGTTCAGGTATCCCAAACCTTCTGGAATGGAAGTTGGCCAGTCTGAGAAGTCCGATGTAGAAGACAAAGATGTGGTGGATCAGACTGGAGCTTGTCAGCCTGTATATGTGTAA
- the LATS2 gene encoding serine/threonine-protein kinase LATS2 isoform X2: protein MAVRALKQTGSRSIEAALEYISKMGYLDPRNEQIVRVIKQTSPGKGIVPNNVTRRPSFEGSNESFPSYHQIGNAAYEGTGFGAEGTNMLTEVPRPYMDYLISASQPTAMNAPVQRPSGVGTHGTPTSHQQKTYPANIESSVVNYPVANHSSPALQLQASHGSNSPHYSRQHMMVQGEPMGYGVQRSPSFQNKMQQEGGYANLPNKGAVVQNNSGHAFQQAPASLYISHSHHKQASPSSHQMHVISRGPAFANDFSDSPPQNLLTPSRNSLNMDLYDMNNPQVQQWQAATPSRRDSLQNPGIETSPRQHVSFRPDATVPSRTNSFNNHQQQPQVTVSIRQVPPGKPDPSITSPNTITAVTSAHILQPVKSMRVMRPEPQTAVGPSHPGWLPAQTPAVDGLEIMEQHVPPVGAANAYQLEVEYANQELRCPPPPYPKHLLLPSSSEQFDINCLCMGVEQTLRVVPNPPCNKAEENSERNDKSSKNAKAEKPSKDKKQIQTSPVPVRKNGKDEEKRESRIKSYSPFAFKFYMEQHVENVIKTYQQKINRRLQLEQEMAKAGLCEAEQEQMRKILYQKESNYNRLKRAKMDKSMFVKIKTLGIGAFGEVCLACKVDTHALYAMKTLRKKDVLNRNQVAHVKAERDILAEADNEWVVKLYYSFQDKENLYFVMDYIPGGDMMSLLIRMEVFPERLARFYIAELTLAIESVHKMGFIHRDIKPDNILIDLDGHIKLTDFGLCTGFRWTHNSKYYQKGSHIRQDSMEPSDLWDDVSNCRCGDRLKTLEQRAKKQHQRCLAHSLVGTPNYIAPEVLLRKGYTQLCDWWSVGVILFEMLVGQPPFLAPTPTETQLKVINWESTLHIPSQIKLSPEATDLITKLCCAAEDRLGRNGADDIKAHSFFHSMDFSTDIRRQPAPYVPKISHPMDTSNFDPVEEESPWNDASGDSTRTWDPLASSNSKHTEHAFYEFTFRRFFDDNGYPFRYPKPSGMEVGQSEKSDVEDKDVVDQTGACQPVYV, encoded by the exons ATGGCTGTCCGAGCACTGAAGCAGACGGGTAGCAGGAGTATTGAAGCAGCTCTGGAGTACATCAGCAAGATGGGCTACTTGGATCCTAGAAACGAACAGATAGTGCGCGTAATTAAGCAGACCTCACCAG GAAAGGGTATTGTGCCAAATAACGTAACCCGCAGGCCAAGCTTCGAAGGATCAAATGAATCTTTTCCGTCCTACCATCAGATCGGTAATGCAGCTTATGAAGGGACAGGCTTTGGAGCAGAAGGTACAAATATGCTAACTGAAGTTCCAAGGCCATACATGGACTATTTAATCTCTGCTTCCCAGCCTACGGCTATGAATGCTCCCGTACAGCGGCCCTCGGGCGTAGGCACGCACGGCACACCGACAAGCCATCAGCAGAAAACGTACCCTGCAAATATCGAGTCTTCTGTCGTTAATTATCCCGTGGCTAATCACAGCAGCCCAGCCTTGCAGCTGCAGGCCTCCCATGGCTCCAACAGCCCACACTACAGTAGGCAGCACATGATGGTGCAGGGGGAACCCATGGGGTATGGTGTTCAGCGGAGTCCTTCCTTCCAAAACAagatgcagcaggagggaggataCGCCAACCTCCCGAATAAAGGGGCAGTTGTTCAAAATAACTCTGGTCATGCATTTCAGCAGGCACCGGCAAGCCTCTATATATCCCATTCTCATCACAAACAGGCAAGTCCTTCCTCTCATCAAATGCATGTGATATCCAGAGGTCCAGCATTTGCTAATGATTTTTCAGACAGTCCACCACAAAATCTGTTAACTCCATCTAGAAATAGCCTAAACATGGATCTCTACGACATGAATAATCCTCAAGTTCAGCAGTGGCAGGCAGCAACGCCGTCACGGCGAGATTCTTTACAAAACCCAGGAATAGAAACATCTCCACGGCAACACGTATCTTTCAGACCAGATGCCACAGTGCCGAGCAGAACAAACTCCTTCAACAAccatcagcagcagccccaagTGACCGTGTCGATAAGACAGGTTCCTCCAGGAAAACCCGATCCTTCGATTACATCTCCAAATACAATCACAGCGGTCACCTCTGCTCACATCCTCCAGCCAGTGAAGAGCATGCGAGTGATGAGGCCCGAACCTCAGACAGCGGTGGGACCTTCCCATCCTGGCTGGTTACCCGCACAGACACCAGCTGTGGATGGCTTAGAGATCATGGAGCAGCACGTGCCGCCTGTGGGAGCAGCCAACGCCTATCAGCTGGAAGTGGAGTACGCTAACCAGGAGCTGCGGTGTCCGCCACCACCATACCCCAAGCATTTGTTGCTTCCCAGTAGCTCCGAGCAGTTCGATATCAACTGCTTATGCATGGGCGTAGAGCAGACCCTCCGCGTAGTCCCCAACCCACCATGCAATAAGGCCGAGGAGAACAGCGAGCGAAAtgacaaaagcagcaagaaCGCTAAAGCTGAGAAACCAAGCAAGGATAAAAAGCAGATCCAGACATCTCCGGTGCCTGTGAGAAAAAACGGCAAAGATGAGGAAAAGCGAGAATCCCGAATCAAGAGCTACTCGCCATTTGCCTTCAAGTTCTACATGGAGCAGCATGTAGAAAATGTCATAAAGACCTACCAGCAGAAAATTAACAGAAGGTTGCAGTTGGAGCAAGAAATGGCTAAA GCAGGCCTATGTGAAGCAGAACAGgaacaaatgaggaaaattCTCTACCAGAAGGAGTCCAACTACAACAGACTTAAAAGGGCCAAAATGGACAAATCTATGTTTGTGAAAATCAAGACTCTGGGTATTGGTGCGTTTGGAGAAGTGTGCCTGGCCTGCAAGGTGGATACCCACGCCCTTTATGCCATGAAAACTCTGCGAAAGAAAGATGTCCTGAACAGGAACCAGGTGGCTCACGTCAAGGCAGAAAGGGACATACTTGCTGAGGCAGACAATGAGTGGGTGGTTAAACTCTATTATTCCTTCCAAGATAAAGAGAACTTGTACTTTGTGATGGACTACATCCCTGGTGGGGATATGATGAGCCTACTGATTCGGATGGAGGTCTTCCCAGAGCGTCTGGCTAGGTTTTATATCGCAGAGCTCACTTTGGCTATAGAGAGCGTGCACAAAATGGGATTTATTCATAGAGACATCAAGCCTGACAACATTCTGATAGACCTCGATGGGCATATCAAACTGACAGACTTCGGACTCTGTACGGGATTCAGGTGGACTCACAATTCAAAATACTACCAGAAAG GGAGCCATATCAGACAAGACAGCATGGAGCCCAGTGATCTTTGGGATGATGTGTCCAACTGTAGATGTGGAGATAGGCTGAAGACATTGGAACAAAGAGCTAAGAAGCAACATCAGAGATGCCTAGCTCACTCATTAGTTGGAACCCCTAATTACATTGCTCCTGAAGTCCTGCTTCGTAAAG GATACACTCAGCTCTGTGACTGGTGGAGCGTTGGTGTGATCCTCTTTGAGATGTTAGTGGGACAGCCTCCTTTCCTGGCACCTACACCCACAGAAACCCAACTGAAG GTGATAAATTGGGAAAGCACACTGCACATTCCCTCACAGATCAAGCTAAGCCCTGAGGCAACTGATCTCATCACaaagctctgctgtgctgctgaggacaggcTTGGAAGAAACGGAGCAGATGATATTAAAGCCCATTCTTTCTTCCACTCTATGGACTTCTCTACCGATATCCGTAGGCAGCCAGCTCCCTATGTTCCAAAGATCAGCCATCCAATGGACACTTCAAATTTTGATCCAGTTGAAGAAGAAAGTCCTTGGAATGATGCTAGTGGTGACAGCACCAGGACATGGGATCCGTTAGCCTCTTCCAACAGCAAGCACACAGAACATGCCTTCTACGAGTTTACTTTCCGAAGGTTCTTTGATGACAATGGGTATCCGTTCAGGTATCCCAAACCTTCTGGAATGGAAGTTGGCCAGTCTGAGAAGTCCGATGTAGAAGACAAAGATGTGGTGGATCAGACTGGAGCTTGTCAGCCTGTATATGTGTAA